A single genomic interval of Xiphophorus couchianus chromosome 2, X_couchianus-1.0, whole genome shotgun sequence harbors:
- the rhot2 gene encoding mitochondrial Rho GTPase 2 isoform X2: MKQDVRILLLGEPKVGKTSLIMSLVGEEFPERVPPRAEEITIPADVTPEKVPTHIMDYSEKEQSDEVLRDEIVKANVVCVVYDVTNEDTIEKIKTRWIPLVNGDAEKGNKVPIILVGNKSDLRSGSSMETILPIMNQFSEIETCVECSAKSLKNISELFYYAQKAVLHPTAPLYDPEDKQLKPACVRALSRIFYISDQDNDRILSDAELNSFQKSCFGNPLAPQALEDVKTVVWKNTSDGVQDKGLTLNGFLFLNTLFIQRGRHETTWTILRKFGYDDNLELTDNYLYPELRVPVGCSTEINQLGHQFLQQLFDKYDEDRDAALSPAELKNLFCVCPYMPWGADVLLAVPTTDQGYITNRGYHCQWMLSAYLDVHRCLEHLGYLGYPILTEQESQTAAVTVTREKDVDLRKRQTQRSAFLCKVIGPRGTGKTAFLQAFVGRSVLSKGNASSAFSPYVINTVQISNQEKYLILNEVDVETEFLKASDAACDVACLMYDASDPHSFDYCASIYKHYMDGSVPCVLVASKADLPEAKQFHGMTPAEFCYKHRLPPPLPFCGLTLDAAGRSIYSRLAWAAMHPHLNGSDLSSASFWLRVALGSAVVAVLGFAVYRALARLK, translated from the exons ATGAAGCAAGACGTCAGGATACTTTTACTGGGGGAAC CCAAGGTGGGGAAGACGTCCCTCATCATGTCTCTGGTGGGAGAAGAGTTTCCAGAGCGG gttccACCCAGAGCCGAGGAGATCACCATCCCGGCCGACGTGACTCCTGAGAAAGTTCCCACTCACATCATGGATTACTCCG AAAAGGAACAAAGTGATGAAGTTCTCAGAGATGAAATCGTCAAG GCCAACGTAGTTTGTGTGGTGTATGATGTCACCAACGAGGACACGATAGAAAAG ATTAAAACCAGGTGGATTCCTCTCGTCAACGGAGATGCAGAGAAAGGAAACAA GGTTCCCATCATCCTGGTTGGGAACAAGTCCGACCTGCGCAGTGGGAGCTCCATGGAAACCATTCTTCCCATTATGAACCAGTTCTCTGAGATCGAGACGTGCGTTGAG TGTTCTGCGAAGagcctgaagaacatttctgagctgtTCTACTACGCCCAGAAGGCCGTTCTCCACCCCACCGCTCCGCTTTACGACCCCGAGGACAAACAG CTGAAGCCAGCTTGTGTTCGAGCTCTGAGCAGAATATTCTACATTTCTGACCAGGACAACGATCGCATCCTGAGCGACGCTGAGCTCAACAGCTTCCAG AAATCGTGTTTTGGGAATCCTCTGGCTCCTCAGGCTCTGGAGGATGTGAAGACTGTGGTGTGGAAAAACACCAGCGACGGGGTTCAAGACAAGGGCCTGACCCTGAACG gttttctgtttctaaacaCTTTATTCATCCAAAGAGGCCGGCATGAAACCACTTGGACGATCCTCAGGAAGTTTGGTTATGACGACAACCTGGAGCTGACTGACAATTACCTGTACCCTGA aCTCAGAGTTCCTGTGGGCTGCAGCACAGAGATCAACCAGTTGGGCCACCAGTTCCTCCAGCAGCTGTTTGATAAATACGACGAG GATCGGGACGCCGCCTTGTCGCCGGCGGAGCTGAAGAACCTGTTCTGCGTTTGTCCCTACATGCCGTGGGGCGCCGACGTCCTCCTGGCCGTGCCGACCACGGATCAGGGCTACATCACCAACCGGGGCTACCACTGTCAGTGGAT GCTCTCTGCGTACCTGGACGTCCATCGCTGCCTGGAGCACCTGGGTTACCTGGGATACCCGATCCTGACCGAGCAGGAGTCGCAGACCGCAGCCGTCACAG TGACTCGGGAGAAGGATGTGGATTTGAGAAAGCGTCAGACTCAGAGGTCAGCGTTTCTCTGCAAGGTGATCGGACCGCGCGGCACCGGGAAGACCGCCTTCCTCCAGGCGTTCGTGGGCCGCAGCGTTCTG agtAAAGGAAACGCCAGCAGTGCCTTCTCACCCTATGTCATAAATACAGTTCAGATCAGCAACCAGGAGAAATACCTGATT CTGAATGAGGTGGATGTGGAAACGGAGTTCCTCAAGGCGTCGGACGCCGCCTGCGACGTTGCTTGTCTCATGTACGACGCCAGCGATCCCCATTCCTTCGACTACTGCGCCAGCATCTACAAG CATTACATGGACGGCAGCGTTCCGTGCGTTCTGGTCGCCTCCAAAGCGGACCTTCCTGAAGCCAAGCAGTTCCACGGCATGACGCCGGCCGAGTTCTGCTACAAGCACCGCCTGCCGCCGCCGCTGCCGTTCTGCGGCCTGACGCTCGACGCCGCCGGCAGGAGCATCTACAGCAGGCTGGCCTGGGCCGCCATGCACCC ccacCTGAACGGGTCGGACCTGAGCAGCGCCTCCTTCTGGCTGCGGGTGGCTCTGGGCTCGGCTGTGGTTGCCGTTCTGGGTTTCGCCGTCTACAGAGCCTTGGCTCGGCTAAAATGA
- the rhot2 gene encoding mitochondrial Rho GTPase 2 isoform X1, whose protein sequence is MKQDVRILLLGEPKVGKTSLIMSLVGEEFPERVPPRAEEITIPADVTPEKVPTHIMDYSEKEQSDEVLRDEIVKANVVCVVYDVTNEDTIEKIKTRWIPLVNGDAEKGNKVPIILVGNKSDLRSGSSMETILPIMNQFSEIETCVECSAKSLKNISELFYYAQKAVLHPTAPLYDPEDKQLKPACVRALSRIFYISDQDNDRILSDAELNSFQKSCFGNPLAPQALEDVKTVVWKNTSDGVQDKGLTLNGFLFLNTLFIQRGRHETTWTILRKFGYDDNLELTDNYLYPELRVPVGCSTEINQLGHQFLQQLFDKYDEDRDAALSPAELKNLFCVCPYMPWGADVLLAVPTTDQGYITNRGYHCQWMLSAYLDVHRCLEHLGYLGYPILTEQESQTAAVTVTREKDVDLRKRQTQRSAFLCKVIGPRGTGKTAFLQAFVGRSVLSKGNASSAFSPYVINTVQISNQEKYLILNEVDVETEFLKASDAACDVACLMYDASDPHSFDYCASIYKQHYMDGSVPCVLVASKADLPEAKQFHGMTPAEFCYKHRLPPPLPFCGLTLDAAGRSIYSRLAWAAMHPHLNGSDLSSASFWLRVALGSAVVAVLGFAVYRALARLK, encoded by the exons ATGAAGCAAGACGTCAGGATACTTTTACTGGGGGAAC CCAAGGTGGGGAAGACGTCCCTCATCATGTCTCTGGTGGGAGAAGAGTTTCCAGAGCGG gttccACCCAGAGCCGAGGAGATCACCATCCCGGCCGACGTGACTCCTGAGAAAGTTCCCACTCACATCATGGATTACTCCG AAAAGGAACAAAGTGATGAAGTTCTCAGAGATGAAATCGTCAAG GCCAACGTAGTTTGTGTGGTGTATGATGTCACCAACGAGGACACGATAGAAAAG ATTAAAACCAGGTGGATTCCTCTCGTCAACGGAGATGCAGAGAAAGGAAACAA GGTTCCCATCATCCTGGTTGGGAACAAGTCCGACCTGCGCAGTGGGAGCTCCATGGAAACCATTCTTCCCATTATGAACCAGTTCTCTGAGATCGAGACGTGCGTTGAG TGTTCTGCGAAGagcctgaagaacatttctgagctgtTCTACTACGCCCAGAAGGCCGTTCTCCACCCCACCGCTCCGCTTTACGACCCCGAGGACAAACAG CTGAAGCCAGCTTGTGTTCGAGCTCTGAGCAGAATATTCTACATTTCTGACCAGGACAACGATCGCATCCTGAGCGACGCTGAGCTCAACAGCTTCCAG AAATCGTGTTTTGGGAATCCTCTGGCTCCTCAGGCTCTGGAGGATGTGAAGACTGTGGTGTGGAAAAACACCAGCGACGGGGTTCAAGACAAGGGCCTGACCCTGAACG gttttctgtttctaaacaCTTTATTCATCCAAAGAGGCCGGCATGAAACCACTTGGACGATCCTCAGGAAGTTTGGTTATGACGACAACCTGGAGCTGACTGACAATTACCTGTACCCTGA aCTCAGAGTTCCTGTGGGCTGCAGCACAGAGATCAACCAGTTGGGCCACCAGTTCCTCCAGCAGCTGTTTGATAAATACGACGAG GATCGGGACGCCGCCTTGTCGCCGGCGGAGCTGAAGAACCTGTTCTGCGTTTGTCCCTACATGCCGTGGGGCGCCGACGTCCTCCTGGCCGTGCCGACCACGGATCAGGGCTACATCACCAACCGGGGCTACCACTGTCAGTGGAT GCTCTCTGCGTACCTGGACGTCCATCGCTGCCTGGAGCACCTGGGTTACCTGGGATACCCGATCCTGACCGAGCAGGAGTCGCAGACCGCAGCCGTCACAG TGACTCGGGAGAAGGATGTGGATTTGAGAAAGCGTCAGACTCAGAGGTCAGCGTTTCTCTGCAAGGTGATCGGACCGCGCGGCACCGGGAAGACCGCCTTCCTCCAGGCGTTCGTGGGCCGCAGCGTTCTG agtAAAGGAAACGCCAGCAGTGCCTTCTCACCCTATGTCATAAATACAGTTCAGATCAGCAACCAGGAGAAATACCTGATT CTGAATGAGGTGGATGTGGAAACGGAGTTCCTCAAGGCGTCGGACGCCGCCTGCGACGTTGCTTGTCTCATGTACGACGCCAGCGATCCCCATTCCTTCGACTACTGCGCCAGCATCTACAAG CAGCATTACATGGACGGCAGCGTTCCGTGCGTTCTGGTCGCCTCCAAAGCGGACCTTCCTGAAGCCAAGCAGTTCCACGGCATGACGCCGGCCGAGTTCTGCTACAAGCACCGCCTGCCGCCGCCGCTGCCGTTCTGCGGCCTGACGCTCGACGCCGCCGGCAGGAGCATCTACAGCAGGCTGGCCTGGGCCGCCATGCACCC ccacCTGAACGGGTCGGACCTGAGCAGCGCCTCCTTCTGGCTGCGGGTGGCTCTGGGCTCGGCTGTGGTTGCCGTTCTGGGTTTCGCCGTCTACAGAGCCTTGGCTCGGCTAAAATGA